From Roseburia hominis, the proteins below share one genomic window:
- the wecB gene encoding UDP-N-acetylglucosamine 2-epimerase (non-hydrolyzing), which translates to MYDFNWKENGEIKLLIIVGTRPEIIRLVATIKRCREYFDCCVAHTGQNYDKNLNDIFWSDFDLGGPDIYLNVVGENLGQTCGNVIARSFELMSAIKPDALLVLGDTNSCLSAISAKRLHIPIFHMEAGNRCKDECLPEETNRRIVDVISDVNLPYSEPARKYLHELGMPKERTYVTGSPMAEVLRGNLDKIKVSNVLERFDLEEDGYILLSAHREENIDTDKNFTSLFNAINALAERYDVPILYSCHPRSRKKLEASGFKLDPRVRVNEPLGFNDYNRLQMNALAIVSDSGTLPEESSFYLSIGHPIAAVCIRTSTERPEAMEAGNFILAGISTKELLQATDMAITMKKNGVFGHPCGDYTDECVSMKIVRIIQSYVNVVNKMVWRKDV; encoded by the coding sequence ATGTATGATTTTAATTGGAAAGAAAACGGCGAAATTAAACTTCTAATCATAGTAGGCACACGCCCAGAGATCATCCGTCTGGTAGCGACCATCAAGCGCTGCCGCGAATATTTCGACTGCTGTGTGGCCCACACCGGTCAGAACTACGACAAAAATTTAAACGATATTTTCTGGTCAGATTTTGATCTGGGTGGACCTGACATATATTTGAATGTAGTTGGTGAAAACCTGGGGCAGACTTGTGGCAACGTGATTGCTCGTTCCTTTGAACTGATGTCAGCAATCAAACCGGATGCGCTTCTTGTGTTGGGTGACACAAATTCCTGTTTGTCGGCAATTTCTGCAAAACGTCTTCATATTCCAATTTTCCATATGGAGGCCGGTAATAGATGTAAGGATGAGTGTTTGCCAGAAGAAACGAACCGTCGTATTGTGGATGTTATTTCCGATGTAAATTTGCCGTATTCTGAGCCAGCAAGAAAGTATCTGCATGAACTTGGTATGCCGAAAGAGCGCACCTATGTGACAGGATCTCCAATGGCGGAGGTGCTCCGTGGAAACTTAGACAAAATTAAGGTATCCAATGTTCTGGAACGTTTTGACCTGGAGGAAGATGGCTATATTCTGCTTTCTGCACATCGAGAGGAAAATATTGATACCGACAAAAATTTTACTTCTCTATTTAATGCAATCAATGCTTTGGCAGAAAGATATGATGTGCCAATTCTGTATTCTTGCCACCCTCGTTCGCGTAAGAAACTGGAAGCGTCAGGATTTAAACTGGATCCTCGTGTCAGAGTGAATGAACCGCTTGGTTTTAATGACTACAACCGTCTCCAGATGAATGCTTTGGCTATTGTATCCGATTCCGGCACACTCCCGGAAGAAAGTTCGTTCTATCTTTCTATCGGTCATCCAATAGCGGCGGTGTGTATCCGAACTTCTACTGAACGTCCGGAAGCAATGGAAGCCGGGAATTTTATTCTTGCTGGTATTTCCACGAAAGAGTTGCTACAGGCAACCGATATGGCAATCACGATGAAGAAGAATGGTGTGTTCGGTCATCCATGTGGTGATTATACGGATGAGTGCGTGAGTATGAAGATCGTTCGTATTATTCAGAGCTATGTAAATGTTGTAAATAAGATGGTGTGGAGAAAAGATGTCTGA
- a CDS encoding lipid II flippase MurJ: MNGKIARASLLLFIITVISKIVAFFVTIIFSYYFGTDVVTDAYYAAGTIPNLVNNSLTICVLTLFIPIYTKCRSEGGNQQADEFTSNVLNAFVMFNIVLFIAVSVSAPVLAKLVAPGFSEEGLLHTRRMICLLSMSFPFTVAAYTLNNLCNANQRYVLPALLTLFNHIFIIILNIVLAPVFGIYSYPFICTGAWIVQLAILYSWSRGRLFQHKLIINLKDSYFKYILKMSIPVMVTTAADQINLAADNIISSDLPGGSLSCLGYAHRIFNSINGIVTSTLLTIYYPIISRQYAEKDKDGLNRSLRRYFEIMLLLTLPITLLLIGNSDGVIKLLFHRGAMKADDVSKISILFTIYVCGLLFMSLKEFATRLFYIIGDTKQPTIINSLCVVMNICLSLTLKQFWEIFGIAIATTVSTVICALIECFYLIKRAGGIEAIKRHKIFDKKGIVQIVIACIAAMIIMIIVQRFLPISSNIVSILSSGFIYVVVAFGVLCGLKNEYTKVILSRIKKGKEQNR; encoded by the coding sequence ATGAACGGTAAAATAGCTAGAGCTAGTCTGTTATTATTTATAATAACAGTTATTTCAAAAATAGTGGCATTTTTTGTGACAATCATATTTTCATATTATTTTGGCACAGATGTTGTTACAGACGCATATTATGCGGCGGGAACGATTCCAAATCTTGTAAATAATTCCCTGACAATATGCGTGCTTACTTTGTTTATTCCTATATATACAAAGTGTCGGAGCGAAGGCGGAAATCAGCAGGCAGATGAATTTACTTCAAATGTTCTGAATGCTTTTGTAATGTTCAATATAGTTCTGTTCATAGCAGTAAGCGTGTCTGCACCTGTTTTAGCAAAGCTGGTTGCACCCGGGTTTTCAGAAGAAGGCTTATTGCACACAAGGAGAATGATATGTCTGTTGTCCATGTCATTTCCGTTTACCGTTGCTGCATACACACTAAATAACTTATGCAATGCAAATCAAAGATATGTGCTCCCGGCACTTCTTACGCTTTTTAATCATATATTTATCATCATATTAAATATAGTCCTTGCTCCGGTGTTTGGAATTTATTCCTATCCATTTATTTGCACAGGAGCATGGATAGTGCAGTTGGCAATTCTGTATTCCTGGTCAAGAGGGCGTCTCTTTCAGCATAAGTTAATTATTAATTTAAAGGATTCCTACTTCAAATATATATTAAAAATGTCAATTCCCGTGATGGTTACAACTGCGGCTGATCAGATTAATCTGGCTGCGGATAATATCATTAGTTCGGATTTGCCAGGCGGTTCTTTAAGTTGCTTAGGTTATGCTCACAGGATTTTTAATTCAATCAATGGTATTGTAACATCTACATTACTGACAATATATTATCCTATTATTTCTCGCCAATATGCTGAAAAAGATAAAGATGGGTTGAATCGAAGTCTCAGAAGGTATTTTGAGATAATGCTTCTTTTGACACTTCCAATCACATTACTGTTAATTGGTAATTCCGATGGAGTTATTAAGTTGCTGTTTCACCGGGGCGCTATGAAGGCAGATGATGTTTCCAAAATATCGATTTTATTTACTATTTATGTTTGTGGCCTTTTATTTATGTCACTCAAAGAATTTGCCACAAGGTTATTCTATATTATTGGTGATACAAAACAGCCGACAATAATTAATTCGTTGTGCGTTGTAATGAATATTTGTTTGAGTCTGACATTAAAGCAATTCTGGGAGATATTTGGTATTGCCATTGCGACAACGGTTTCTACTGTGATTTGTGCCCTGATTGAATGTTTCTATCTGATAAAAAGGGCAGGAGGTATTGAGGCAATAAAGCGACACAAGATATTCGACAAAAAAGGAATAGTACAAATTGTAATAGCATGTATAGCGGCGATGATTATAATGATTATAGTACAAAGATTTTTGCCGATTAGCAGCAATATAGTTAGTATTCTATCATCGGGATTTATTTATGTAGTTGTTGCATTTGGGGTTTTATGTGGTTTGAAGAATGAATACACAAAGGTGATATTATCAAGAATTAAAAAAGGTAAGGAGCAAAACAGATGA
- a CDS encoding NAD-dependent epimerase/dehydratase family protein has protein sequence MNILVTGAKGMVGTALVNNLKNIRDHKNRTRPSLKIDEVYSYDLDSTKEELNIYCQKADFIFNLAGVNRPESQEDFMKGNFDFASELLELLKKYGNKASIMLSSSIQATLAGRFGNSEYGRSKKAGEELFFSYAEETGAKVAVYRFPNLMGHSRPKYNSAVSTFCWAVANNETFTVNDRSTELELLYIDDLVEGMFDLLENKEVHCEFDGLETVITEKGRYCCVPVTYKVTLGEIVDLLKQFKQQPNTLLIPKMPNGSFAKKLYSLYLTYLPTDKFKYALKMNVDDRGSFTELVHMEDCGQVSINISKPGVTKGQHWHNSKWELFIVVAGHGLIQERNINTGEIVEFEVSGDKIEAVHMIPGWTHNIVNLSETENLVTVMTCNEIFDSKRPDTFFEPV, from the coding sequence GTGAATATCTTAGTGACCGGCGCAAAAGGTATGGTGGGAACCGCCCTTGTCAATAATCTGAAAAATATAAGAGATCATAAGAATAGAACACGTCCCAGTCTGAAGATTGATGAGGTCTATTCTTATGATTTAGATTCTACAAAAGAGGAACTAAATATATATTGTCAGAAAGCAGATTTTATATTTAATCTTGCCGGAGTTAATCGTCCAGAGAGTCAAGAAGATTTTATGAAGGGGAATTTTGATTTTGCTTCTGAACTTTTGGAGCTATTGAAAAAGTATGGGAATAAAGCTTCAATTATGCTTTCATCTTCTATACAGGCAACTCTTGCAGGGCGTTTTGGTAATTCCGAGTATGGTCGTTCCAAGAAGGCTGGAGAAGAATTATTTTTCTCTTATGCTGAAGAAACCGGCGCAAAGGTGGCTGTTTATCGTTTCCCGAATTTAATGGGCCATAGTCGTCCTAAATACAATTCTGCTGTATCAACCTTTTGTTGGGCCGTGGCGAATAACGAGACTTTTACAGTGAATGACCGTTCTACGGAATTGGAATTGTTGTATATTGATGATTTGGTGGAGGGGATGTTCGACCTTTTGGAGAATAAGGAAGTTCATTGTGAATTTGACGGTTTAGAAACAGTTATTACTGAAAAGGGACGATACTGCTGTGTTCCAGTCACATATAAGGTTACTTTGGGTGAAATCGTTGATTTGTTGAAGCAATTCAAACAGCAACCAAACACGTTGCTGATACCCAAGATGCCGAATGGTTCTTTTGCCAAAAAGTTGTATAGTCTATATTTGACTTACCTGCCAACAGATAAATTTAAATATGCTCTGAAAATGAATGTGGATGACCGTGGCAGTTTCACGGAACTTGTTCATATGGAAGATTGTGGTCAGGTATCTATCAACATCAGTAAGCCTGGCGTCACGAAGGGTCAGCACTGGCATAACTCTAAATGGGAACTGTTTATCGTAGTTGCCGGTCACGGTTTGATTCAGGAACGTAATATTAATACCGGCGAGATTGTTGAGTTTGAAGTTAGTGGAGATAAAATTGAAGCAGTCCATATGATTCCCGGATGGACACATAATATTGTTAATTTGAGTGAAACGGAAAATCTTGTGACGGTGATGACTTGTAACGAGATTTTTGATTCCAAAAGACCAGACACTTTTTTCGAGCCGGTATAG
- a CDS encoding polysaccharide biosynthesis protein: MSVFNGSTLMITGGTGSFGNAVLKHFLATDVGQVRIFSRDEKKQDDMRHELQAKYPDYAGKVKFYVGDVRDSQSVADAMPGVDYIFHAAALKQVPSCEFFPMQAVRTNVEGTDNVLHAAINAGVKRVVCLSTDKAAYPINAMGISKAMMEHVIYANARVAAERGGTVICCTRYGNVMCSRGSVIPLFIDQIKAGSPITITNPAMTRFLMNLDEAVELVRFAFEHANPGDLFIQKADASTIGNLAKGLQQLFGDTGTNIIGTRHGEKLYETLMTREERLRSEDMGQYFRVTADNRDLNYEKYFVKGQVMTEAEESYTSHNTTLLDVDGVVKKILTTDYVREALGDK, from the coding sequence ATGTCAGTATTTAATGGATCGACACTTATGATAACAGGAGGGACAGGTAGTTTTGGCAATGCTGTCTTAAAGCATTTTTTAGCAACTGATGTGGGACAGGTTCGCATTTTTTCACGAGATGAAAAAAAGCAGGATGATATGAGACATGAATTACAGGCAAAATACCCGGATTACGCAGGTAAAGTGAAATTTTATGTTGGGGATGTTCGTGATTCGCAATCTGTTGCAGATGCCATGCCGGGGGTAGATTATATTTTCCATGCAGCGGCCTTGAAACAAGTTCCAAGTTGCGAATTTTTCCCTATGCAGGCAGTGAGGACAAATGTGGAAGGAACAGATAATGTTCTACATGCCGCAATTAATGCAGGTGTTAAACGTGTGGTATGCTTATCTACAGATAAGGCTGCATATCCAATCAATGCAATGGGAATCTCAAAAGCAATGATGGAGCATGTTATTTATGCAAATGCAAGAGTAGCGGCTGAGCGTGGCGGGACTGTAATTTGCTGTACAAGATATGGTAATGTCATGTGTTCCAGAGGGTCCGTGATTCCACTTTTTATTGATCAAATTAAGGCCGGTAGTCCAATCACCATAACTAATCCGGCGATGACTCGATTCCTAATGAATCTTGATGAAGCTGTAGAGTTGGTGCGATTCGCATTTGAACACGCTAATCCGGGAGATTTATTTATTCAGAAAGCGGATGCTTCCACTATAGGGAATCTTGCAAAAGGGCTTCAGCAGTTATTTGGAGATACGGGTACAAACATTATAGGCACCCGCCATGGAGAGAAGCTCTATGAGACACTTATGACACGGGAAGAACGATTGCGTTCGGAAGATATGGGACAGTATTTTCGTGTTACAGCTGATAACAGGGATTTAAATTATGAAAAGTATTTTGTCAAAGGACAAGTAATGACAGAGGCAGAAGAGTCATATACTTCGCACAATACTACTCTTCTTGATGTAGATGGAGTGGTGAAGAAGATTTTGACTACAGACTATGTGAGAGAAGCATTGGGAGATAAATAA
- a CDS encoding DapH/DapD/GlmU-related protein, producing the protein MCRCKFPSGGVHLYGDISWGTEPWIITLGDNVHITTGVKFITHDGGTLLYRHLIPDLEITKPITIGNGVYIGNNVILLPGVTVGNNVVIGAGAIVTKDIPDNSVAVGVPARVIKSADEYLEKIQKESLHLGHLKGEEKDRALMKHYGYVGDSKGIYF; encoded by the coding sequence ATGTGTAGGTGTAAATTTCCCAGCGGGGGGGTACATTTATACGGAGATATTAGTTGGGGAACAGAGCCTTGGATAATTACACTTGGGGATAATGTCCACATTACAACAGGAGTGAAATTCATTACTCACGATGGCGGAACTCTTTTGTATAGGCATCTCATTCCCGATCTTGAAATTACAAAACCTATTACTATCGGAAATGGTGTTTATATTGGAAATAATGTTATTCTTCTTCCGGGCGTAACGGTAGGCAATAATGTTGTAATCGGTGCGGGAGCTATCGTTACGAAGGATATTCCTGATAATTCTGTTGCTGTGGGAGTTCCGGCAAGAGTAATCAAATCAGCTGATGAATATCTCGAAAAAATACAAAAAGAATCCCTACATCTTGGACATTTGAAAGGCGAAGAGAAAGACAGAGCATTAATGAAACACTATGGATATGTTGGTGATTCAAAAGGTATATATTTCTAA